The nucleotide window TGCCCTACGTCACCGTGCGCGCGCTGGACCGAGTGACGGTGAACGCGGGATGGGACCCGCAGTAGCCCAACCCCGTGGGAACACCGCGCCTCGGACAGTCCACACGAGGCGCGGTGCCCTGCTTCATCGCTCCCAGCGGAACACCGCCTCGAGCGGCTTGCCGAAGACCTCCGCGATGCGGAACGCCGTCTCCAGGCTGGGCGAGTACTTGCCCGCTTCAATCGCGGCGATGGTCTGACGCGTAAGACCGACCTTCTCGCCG belongs to Myxococcus fulvus and includes:
- a CDS encoding helix-turn-helix transcriptional regulator — translated: MPEPRLTNEIRTLRFLAGEMTQAALGEKVGLTRQTIAAIEAGKYSPSLETAFRIAEVFGKPLEAVFRWER